In Juglans microcarpa x Juglans regia isolate MS1-56 chromosome 1S, Jm3101_v1.0, whole genome shotgun sequence, the genomic stretch GTCTTttacaaaattcataaaaatctgTACAAGACTATTTCCAGCAAATTTTAGTCGCCACAAATAGTCTGTTCCAACCATTCTTGAACTCGTCGAAAACAAGTAAGTTCCATTTTCagcataaaattttataagtttttcgGCAAAACTTATTTGCTgggaaaaaactatttatttgcgTCCAATTAAAATCGCCGTAAAAAGCCTTTAATTCCAGCGCTTTTGATGTCGTCGTGGAGTTTTTACATTAAGGTTCGAAACTGGTCATTTGCGGTGATTTGTTTACATTTTGCGACAGAAAAAATCGCCGCATTAATCAAAAACCAAAAGTTATTTGCTTTTCTAGCAATGTAAATTTAGTtgcaaaaaatgaattttaagcACTTGGCGCTAAAACACCTATTCCCTCACTTTTTTCCCTCccatctctctcttccctccatTCTCTACTCTCCTCCGATCTCTACTCTTCATGCCTCCACGTAGCAATCACTGCACGCCGCCGTCAACCCACCGTCACCATCCACCTCTACCATCGTCAGCCAAGCCAGCCAAGCCCCTCTCTCGCAGCTTACTTCTATGCATGTAATCTCTCAGTGGATCTTAAATATTCCAAACTATAgctagtaattaatatataatcttgagtacatattatttttcttttagatttgttattattttgtgtttttcattattagttttccagtttaatttttttttccttgcatctCCTTAAATTGTTCGCATTTCATAATATTTCTAGCATCTTTCCCTTTTCTCGGCCTTCACGTACTGATCTCGTCCTCGGCCTCATGATCTCCATCCTCacacaactaaaaaaaaaccatcaccCTTTTTAGTTCACAAGCTTCTTTTGGGATATCAAAAGGGATATGATCATCACAGGCTCAAGGGCGTCCAAGACCAGCTCAAAGCTGGTGGTgctctgattttttatttttatggaaaatgagCCTTTGGTACTCTTAATTTCTAACATCCGAAAATCTATAACTAGGCGTACTGAGGCAAGATCCATGAAAATTTGACAATTGTCCTCAACCATTCCAACTCATTAATTTTCAACTAAACCACCATGcaagtaagaaaataaaatgcaccTAATTACCATACATTATAACTGAGCAAATCAATTCATCTCAGGAGTTATAATTGCccaaaaaagatatatattcaCGATTATCTAAATTTGACTTTATTAATAAGGTGaaaattcaaactaatgttTTAGACATAAATCTTAACAGCTAATTTATTAAACTATATCCCTGATCTTCTTGCCAAAACAATGTCACCTACTTCGATCATCGTCGTAGATTATTTTATAAGCAACAAATGCTTTATTCTATAATAATGTATTCCCATTAAATTCTTAGACATTTCTCAAACATTATATAAGGCTTTAATTCCTGCAATATCATCTGCATGCAAGCCTTTAGTCACTCCTGGAGAGATTCTGGGTTCCATGATTGCTCCTTGAACTGAGCTATGCCCGAGTCCAAGAAGGTGCCCAATTTCATGCAAAGCAACTGTCTCCAAGTCATATGCACCCGGGGTAGCACCCACACTCCAGGGCTCATCTGCATCATAATGGAATCTTCCATCTGTTGGAGCAAATGCATGAGCAAGGGTTCCACCAGTTCCATCAAAAGCATTTTCTTTCCCGTCTCCATGATCCCTACTACCAAAACCAATAGTAATATCTGCGTTTGACAAGGCTTGAGCCTGAGAGAACGTGAAGTGGGTGTTTCCTGCCCACGTTCGAAAAGCTTGTGCAACAGGACTCATGGCTTGAGTTGGGGTTCCTGGGAGAAACCCGTAGGTGAGATGATACTTTGAGGTTGGCCACTTTGGGGCGCTTGGGGACATAAAACTATAATGAGAGACAGTATGAAATGAGCCCTTGCGGTGGTGATGCTTTTTCTTGCCCGATTGCATCGAGTTTGTACCATTGATGATATCTGCTACGCCACAACGAGGCAGCATCATCTTTGATACTGTTTTAGCATCCAAAGTTCCAGTGGCCTTTAGATGATAATTTTGCTGGTATGTTTTGACGGCAGATTCTAGGAGttcatcaaaatcatcatcattggCATGGGtgttgtttttggttttgtgaTAATAACCAAAGTTTTCAAGATACATTTTGAGGTCATGGATACCATCTAGCTTCTCACCCTTGTGGCATCCCTGAAGATGCTTGAGAAATCCAAAGGGTGATGTTTTTTGGTCAGAAGAGTGAGGTGGAGTTGTTGCAtgagaaaggaaaggaatgagGGCAAGGAGGAGGCCTAGAGTGATCAAGGAGAAGAGGGGAGATCTTTTAGCAGCCATGAGTACTACTAAATGGTGAAATCAAGCAATTAAGGTGTAGGGATGGATGTTGCAGAAGGCTCATGGATTGGATGCTATTTATAGACTGTTAATAACCGTGTCTAGTATGTTATATGTGGCGGGATCATGCATGTGATCTGAATTAATGTGAAAGCAGACCCATTTTTCTTGGGCATATTAGTCAATTTAACATGAAGTATACGTTAATAATTTGGACCAAGTAAAATATTCCATTCACTTAATTTGGACCaaataatggaatatatatatataggacgcCCAAGGTTTATGAATGAGGAATTGAGGTAAGACCCAAGTCATGCAGTTGGGCAGCCATATATACTCTTCCCATTGCCTTTCCTGGCCTTTTCATACGCGACAaaacatttcctttgggatgGAAAACTGGAGGCGGCCACGTCGgaattaattatcaaatcaagatTAATCAAATAACGACGTGTCACAAATGCATAATCGGcttctaaaatcatctattaACATGTTCATGCCTCAGTAAACAAATGTTGTTCATGCCTCAGTAAACAAATGTTTTTACaaactagaaaataaattaagaatcaactattttttaagaaaatattgaaaataatgttACATTTGAAGAACTGAAAATAgaacaatagaaaaataaacttaaaaaaaagaataaaattagaaaacaatactttagattagaaaatattatccataatttgaaaaactaaaattagaAAGCCACCATAGGCCTCCAATTTGGTAACTGACCTAATCTAGTTGACCACCAGCTTGTGGCCATCCCTTGGGTGAACATGCCTAGGCTACCCACAAGGTGCATGGTTGGGGGTGACCATGATGCATGGTTTCTTTAGGCAATCGAAGAAAGTACCAATGAAACACCCAAGATACGTCCAAAAACAATTCTATAACgtgtgtgtaaatatatatatatatatatatatatatatatatatcttatatataataagtgccAATAAGCAGGCAGGTGTTCGTCCATCTCTTTTTTTCGATTTTATCCtccattttcaattcattttcccACTCTGTCCCTCGTATATGTTAGTTGTTCGTTTTCTTGTCTTCTTGCCGAgagctttttcttctcttcttcttgagTCTTCGATCCTTCAGCTTTTCGAAATCTCCTTCTTTCCTTCTGAATCTCCTTCTTTCTTgtgattcttaattttttttttgttttccaccgTTTCACCACTCTTATCAAattctgaattttcttttttgttttgtcccACCGCCTTCACCGCTTGCCACTTGGTATTAGAgtgattttcatcttctttgaTCGCGGTCTATGTTTCTTGGTTCAGGGTGTCTCTTGTCTTCTTGTCGAGagctttttcttgttttcttgcttTTGGTTTCAT encodes the following:
- the LOC121245787 gene encoding metalloendoproteinase 3-MMP-like, whose product is MAAKRSPLFSLITLGLLLALIPFLSHATTPPHSSDQKTSPFGFLKHLQGCHKGEKLDGIHDLKMYLENFGYYHKTKNNTHANDDDFDELLESAVKTYQQNYHLKATGTLDAKTVSKMMLPRCGVADIINGTNSMQSGKKKHHHRKGSFHTVSHYSFMSPSAPKWPTSKYHLTYGFLPGTPTQAMSPVAQAFRTWAGNTHFTFSQAQALSNADITIGFGSRDHGDGKENAFDGTGGTLAHAFAPTDGRFHYDADEPWSVGATPGAYDLETVALHEIGHLLGLGHSSVQGAIMEPRISPGVTKGLHADDIAGIKALYNV